CTGATGATTGCTCTTTGTTTCtgcttgtttatgttgatgatattattattactggaAATAGTGAAAGTTGTATTAGTCAGTGTAAGCATTTCTTGCAAACTAAATTCAAAGTTAAAGAATTGGGTTTATTAAAATATTTTCTTGGTATTGAACTTTTAGATAAAAATGGAGGTTTAAGTATGACACAAAGAAAATATACTTTAGAAGTAATTGATGAATTTGGTTTGTTAGATAGTAAACCTGCTACTACTCCTATAGAATCTGGTGTTGTCTTTTCCAGTATTGATAATCATTCTGATACTGATTATCCTTTATCTAATATAAGTGATTATCAAAATCTTATTGGAAAACTTATTTACATTACACTGACCAGACCTGATATTACCTATGCTGTTCATTGTTTAAGTCAACATATGCATGCTCCTTTAAATTCACACTTAAATgctgcttttagagttcttagataTCTTAAATGTTCACCTGGAAAAGGCATTTTTATAACAACAAGTGACAATTTTGTATTGTCTGCTTATGTTGATTCTGACTATGCAAAATGTATTTCTACAAGAAGGTCAGTTACTGGTTTCTGTGTTTATTTAGGAAACTCTTTAGTTTcatggaaaagtaagaaacaaTCAACTGTTTCAagatcatctgcagaagctgagtaTAGGGCTTTAGCTTCTGTCACATGTGAGCTCATTTGGATATTAAAACTTTTCAAAGATTTGAACATAAAAACAAAAATTCCCATAACTGTTTAttgtgacaataaatctgctttacAAATAGCCAAAAATCCTATT
This genomic window from Rutidosis leptorrhynchoides isolate AG116_Rl617_1_P2 chromosome 2, CSIRO_AGI_Rlap_v1, whole genome shotgun sequence contains:
- the LOC139887975 gene encoding uncharacterized mitochondrial protein AtMg00810-like produces the protein MTLPEGYFDKDDKRVCKLVKSLYGLKQAPRKWNEKFCETLFEYGFVQRVNDYSLFTKHTDDCSLFLLVYVDDIIITGNSESCISQCKHFLQTKFKVKELGLLKYFLGIELLDKNGGLSMTQRKYTLEVIDEFGLLDSKPATTPIESGVVFSSIDNHSDTDYPLSNISDYQNLIGKLIYITLTRPDITYAVHCLSQHMHAPLNSHLNAAFRVLRYLKCSPGKGIFITTSDNFVLSAYVDSDYAKCISTRRSVTGFCVYLGNSLVSWKSKKQSTVSRSSAEAEYRALASVTCELIWILKLFKDLNIKTKIPITVYCDNKSALQIAKNPIFHEKTKHFEVDLHFVREKISSGIIQTVQVSSEENTSDIFTKPLLRAQHDLLCNKLTLYDLFRV